The DNA window CGGCGCATAGCGCGGGCTGCGCGCCGCCGATGTCTTGTAATTCGGGGTCAGGGCGGGCGGATGCACGTTGCGGTCGCGCTGATAGAATTCGGCATGTTTCATCTGCGGTCCTCGGGGTCTTGCGCATCCATCTGGGCAAAGGTCTCGCGGGCCAGTTTCAGCGCATGGTTGGCGCACGGCACGCCGGCATAGATCGCCACGTGCTGGAACGCCTCCAGCACGTCGCGGCGGCTGGCGCCGGTGCGGGCGGTGGCGCGGATATGCATCGGAATTTCCTCGAAGTTCTTGGTCGCGGCCAGCAGCGCCAGGGTGATCATCGACCGTTCCCGGCGGCTGATCCCGTCGCCGGCCCAGACCGTTCCCCAGGCCGCGTTGGTGATCAGATCCTGGAACGGCGTGTCGAGATCGGTCTTGGCCGCCTCGGCCCGGTCCACATGGGCATCGCCCAGAACCTCGCGCCGCACCTGCATCCCGCGCTGGAAGCTGTCAGACATGGCCGATCTCCTTCAGAAAGCGGGTCAGGATGGCGGCGTATGCGCCCGGCGCTTCGACGCAGGGAATATGGCCCGCGCCGTCGATGACGTCGAACCGCGCATCCGCGATCAGATCGGCGGTGTCGCGCACAAGGTCGGACGGGGTCGAGCCGTCAAGCGCGCCTGCGATCAGCTGCACCGGCAGGTCAAGCTGCGCCGTCGCGTCGCGCAGATCGGCCGAGGCCAGCGCCGCGCAGCACGCCACATAACCTTCCAGCGGTTGGCGTTCCAGCATGCGTTGCCAGGGCGCGGCGGCACCGCTGTCGCGGAAGGCGGGCGAGAACCAGCGTTCCATGGTCGGGGCAGCGATGCTGGCCAGCCCGTCCGCGCGGATCGCGGCGATGCGGTCGTTCCACATCGCGGCATCCCCGATCCTTGCGGCGCTGTTGGAAATGACCAGCCCGGCCAGCAGGTCGGGATGGCGCGCGGCCAGCGACTGCCCGATCAGCCCGCCGATGGACAGGCCGACGAACACGACCCGCGACAGGCCGACATGGCGGATCAGCCCGGCCGCGTCATCGGCCATCTGTTCGATGGAATAGGGACCGGGGGTTTCCTGGGACAGGCCGTGGCCGCGCTTGTCATGGCGCAGGATGCGCAGCCCGTCGGGCAGATGCGGCAGCAACGGGTCCCAGACCCGGAAATCGGTTCCCAGAGAGTTGGAAAAGACCACGGCCGGGCCGTCCACCGGCCCCTGATCGGCATAGTGCAGATCGACATCGTTTACCCGTGCGTTCAGCATCAGTATGGCAACCCCACATAATTTTCCGCAAATGCCTGCTGCTGTGCCCGGTTGTCGCGCAGGAAGGCGATATCGGCCTGCTGCATCTTCAGATCGAACGGGCTTTGATCGGGATAGCGGTGCAAAAGCCCGCTGAACCACCAGCTGAAGCGTTCCGCCTTCCAGACCCGCAGCAACGCCCGTTCGGAATAGCGGTCGATCCCCTCGCTGTCGCCGTCTTCGTAATACTGGCGCAGACCGTGATACAGGTAATGCACGTCGCTGGCCGCCAGGTTCAGCCCCTTGGCGCCGGTCGGCGGCACGATATGGGCGGCGTCTCCGCACAGAAACAGCCGGCCCCACCGCATCGGCTCGGTCACGAAGGACCGCAGCGGGGCGATGGATTTCTCGATGCTGGGGCCGGTTTCCAGCCGCTCGGCGACGGAGTCGGGAATGCGCCGCTTCAGTTCCGACCAGAAGGCCGCATCGGTCCAGTCATCGGGGTGATCGGACAACGCGCACTGGATGTAATAGCGCGACAGATTCTCGTTCCGCATCGAACACAGCGCAAAGCCGCGGTCGGAATTGGCATAGATCAGCTCGTCATGCACCGGCGGCGTGCGCGACAGGACGCCCAGCCAGCCGAAGGGATAGGTCTTTTCGTATTCGCGCCGCACGTTCAGCGGAATGGTCTGGCGGCTGATGCCGTGGAACCCGTCGCAGCCGGCGACGAAATCGCAGTCCAGCCGGACCTCATGGCCGTTTTGGGTAAAGGTCACGCTTGGCGCGTCGCTGTCGGCACCGTGGATCTGGACGTGATCGACGTTGAATTCGGTCCGTGCGCCGACCGATTCGCGGGCATCGTAAAGATCGCGCGTCACCTCGGTCTGGCCATAGACGATCACCGGCGTGCCGGTCAGCGTCTTGAAGTCGATATGGAACATCTCGCCCTCGACGGCGATCTGGGTGCCGTCATGGACATGGCCTTCGCCGTGCAGCCGGTCGGCCACGCCCGCCTCTTCCATCAGCTTGACCAGCCCGGTTTCCAGAACGCCGGCCCGGATCCGCCCCAGGACATAGTCGCGCGTCTTGCGTTCCAGAACCACCGCCTCGATGCCGCGGCGATGCAGAAGCTGTCCCAGCAACAGACCCGACGGGCCTCCGCCGATGATGACGACCTGTGTGCGCATACGACCCTCCTCCTGTGGCAAACCATCACATATGGAAATCACCAAGTAAAATGAGATATTCGCGTCGATACTTGCCGAAACGGGAAAGCATGGACCGGCGCATCAAGATCAGACATCTTCAGGCCCTGGCCGAGATCGTCCGTCAGGGCAGCTTGAAGGCGGCGGCGCGGCATCTGTTCCTGACGCAGCCGGCCATCTCGCGCACGCTGACCGAGCTTGAGGATATCGCCGGCGCGCAATTGCTGAAACGCGGTCGCGGCGGCGTGTCGTTGACGCCCGAGGGCGAGTTCTTTCACGGCTATGCGCAGCGCAGCCTGTCGGCGTTGGAGGAGGGGCTGGCCGGGATTCACGATGCCGGCCGCGAAGGCGCGATGCGGCTGCATGTCGGCGCGCTTCCGTCGGTCGCCGCCCGCCTGATGCCCGAGGCGGTGGCCGAGCTGTCGCGTCTGGCGCCGCGGATGCGGCTGACCATCGCCGACGGCGCGCACGGACATCTGACCGCGCTGCTGCGCGCCGGCGATCTTGATCTGGTCATCGGCCGTCTGGGCGATCCGGCGACGATGCAGGGTCTCAGCTTCACCCAGCTTTATCTTGAGGATGTGGCGGTGGTGGTCCGTCCCGGCCATCCGATCCTGTCCGATCCCGATCTGCGCCGCGTTCAGGATTTCCCGGTGATCTACCCGCCGCCCTCGGCCGCGATCCGGCCCTTTGTCGAACGGCTGCTGATCGCCAACGGCATGACCCGGCCCGCGCGCCGGATCGAGACGGTGTCCGGCGCGTTCGGCCGCGTTCACGTGCGCCAGAGCGATGCGGTGTGGTTCATCTCGTCCGGGGTGGTCGCGCGCGAGGTGGCGGATGGCAGGCTGGTGCGGCTGCCCATCGCGACCGGCCTGACCGAGGGGCCGATCGGTCTGATGGTGCAGGCCGACAGCGCCGACAGCCCGGCGCGCGAAATCTTCGCGCAGGCGGTCGGGCGGGCGCTGCGGCGTCTTGGCCTGTGTTAGCGGCCCTGCACCGCAGCGCCCGGAACGATCACCCGGCTAGCCGGTCTTCGCGTTCCCAGAACCGCAACCCCCGGCATGTCCTGACGAAGCTGTCGATATCGTCGGCATCAAGCTTCAGCATCCCATCATCCGCGTCCGGCAACGCCCCCACCGCCTTCAACAGCGGCGCGGCCGCGTCGGTCCAGCCGATGAACTTGGCGTGGGCAAAGGCATCGCTGGCGAAATCCTGCGACGGCTTGTCGCCGGCCAGCTTGCGGCCCTCATCCTCGGACAGCACGATGGCCACCGCGTCGAACAGGACCGACGGGCCGCCGTCGATCTTTTCGTCCGCCGGCTTTCGCGTACCGTCCGACAGCGTGACCCCCTGGATATGGGGCGCGACGATGGCCACCATCGCGCCTTCCGCCTTGAACGCCTTTTCGATGGCCGAAACCAGTGCCGCATCGGCCCCGTCGGACAGATACAGGCCCAGCTTGCGGCCCGCAAAGCTGTCGGGGCCGTT is part of the Paracoccus stylophorae genome and encodes:
- the pcaD gene encoding 3-oxoadipate enol-lactonase, which translates into the protein MLNARVNDVDLHYADQGPVDGPAVVFSNSLGTDFRVWDPLLPHLPDGLRILRHDKRGHGLSQETPGPYSIEQMADDAAGLIRHVGLSRVVFVGLSIGGLIGQSLAARHPDLLAGLVISNSAARIGDAAMWNDRIAAIRADGLASIAAPTMERWFSPAFRDSGAAAPWQRMLERQPLEGYVACCAALASADLRDATAQLDLPVQLIAGALDGSTPSDLVRDTADLIADARFDVIDGAGHIPCVEAPGAYAAILTRFLKEIGHV
- the pcaQ gene encoding pca operon transcription factor PcaQ, coding for MDRRIKIRHLQALAEIVRQGSLKAAARHLFLTQPAISRTLTELEDIAGAQLLKRGRGGVSLTPEGEFFHGYAQRSLSALEEGLAGIHDAGREGAMRLHVGALPSVAARLMPEAVAELSRLAPRMRLTIADGAHGHLTALLRAGDLDLVIGRLGDPATMQGLSFTQLYLEDVAVVVRPGHPILSDPDLRRVQDFPVIYPPPSAAIRPFVERLLIANGMTRPARRIETVSGAFGRVHVRQSDAVWFISSGVVAREVADGRLVRLPIATGLTEGPIGLMVQADSADSPAREIFAQAVGRALRRLGLC
- the pobA gene encoding 4-hydroxybenzoate 3-monooxygenase produces the protein MRTQVVIIGGGPSGLLLGQLLHRRGIEAVVLERKTRDYVLGRIRAGVLETGLVKLMEEAGVADRLHGEGHVHDGTQIAVEGEMFHIDFKTLTGTPVIVYGQTEVTRDLYDARESVGARTEFNVDHVQIHGADSDAPSVTFTQNGHEVRLDCDFVAGCDGFHGISRQTIPLNVRREYEKTYPFGWLGVLSRTPPVHDELIYANSDRGFALCSMRNENLSRYYIQCALSDHPDDWTDAAFWSELKRRIPDSVAERLETGPSIEKSIAPLRSFVTEPMRWGRLFLCGDAAHIVPPTGAKGLNLAASDVHYLYHGLRQYYEDGDSEGIDRYSERALLRVWKAERFSWWFSGLLHRYPDQSPFDLKMQQADIAFLRDNRAQQQAFAENYVGLPY
- the pcaC gene encoding 4-carboxymuconolactone decarboxylase encodes the protein MSDSFQRGMQVRREVLGDAHVDRAEAAKTDLDTPFQDLITNAAWGTVWAGDGISRRERSMITLALLAATKNFEEIPMHIRATARTGASRRDVLEAFQHVAIYAGVPCANHALKLARETFAQMDAQDPEDRR